TCAGAGGTTAATAGACAAGTCACGAGTAACTTGTGTAAAATGGGTGCCTGGCTCGGAAAGCCTCTTCTTAGTATCTCATTCCAGTGGCAGTATGTACTTGTATAATGTGGAACACTCCTGTGGGACCACTGCACCACATTATCAGCCACTGAAACAAGGAGACAATTATGCAGTTCACACTTGCAAAAGCAAATCTACAAGAAACCCTTTACTCAAATGGACAGTTGGTGAGGGGGCCCTGAATGAATTTGCATTCTCTCCTGATGGGAAGTACCTTGCTTGTGTAAGTCAGGATGGATTTCTTCGTGTGTTTAACTTTGATTCAGTTGAATTGCATGGCACAATGAAAAGTTACTTTGGAGGACTGCTTTGTGTGTGTTGGAGTCCAGATGGAAAATATATTGTAACAGGTGGAGAAGATGACCTGGTGACCGTGTGGTCTTTTATTGATTGTCGTGTAATAGCCAGGGGACATGGACATAAATCATGGGTCAGTGTTGTTGCATTTGACCCTTATACCACTAGCGTAGAAGAAAATGATCCTCTGGAGTTCAGTGGGAGTGATGAGGATTTCCAAGACCAAATCCACTTTGGCAGAGATCGAGCAAATAGTACACAATCTAGGTTGTCCAAAAGGAATTCTACAGACAGTCGCCCTGTGAGTGTCACTTATAGGTTTGGCTCTGTGGGCCAAGACACGCAGCTCTGTTTATGGGATCTAACGGAAGACATCCTGTTCCCCCATCAACCGCTTTCACGTGCTCGGACACACACAAATGTGATGAAtgccacaagtccatcaggtggAAATGTTACAACCAGTACTGGAAGCAATGGCAACAGTAGCATCACAACAACACCCAGCAACTCCttacctcctccccttcctcgaTCAAATAGCCTACCGCACTCTGCTGTTACGAATGCTAGTAACAAAAGCAGTGTCATGGATGGTGCAATTGCTTCAGGAGTCAGTAAATTTGCGACTTTATCACTACACGACCGCAAGGAAAGACACCATGAGAAGGATCACAAACGAAATCACAGCATGGGCCACATTTCCAGCAAAAGCAGTGACAAACTAAATCTAGTCACCAAAACTAAAGTGGACTCTGCTAAGACTCTGGGAACTTCTCTCTGCCCTAGAATGGATGATGTACCCTTGTTAGAGCCTCTTATCTGTAAAAAGATAGCACATGAAAGACTGACTGTTTTAATATTTCTTGAAGACTGTATAGTCACTGCCTGTCAGGAGGGATTTATTTGCACATGGGCAAGGCCTGGTAAAGTGGTAAGTCTGAGCTCTTAGACCTAAGTTttataatatataaataaaaaaatctcTTCCTCTTTAGAGcaaatttattattttcaaaaataactttTTGACCACaattgatttccttttcacaGGCACTCAAgtccaaaattaattttaattgctcAAAAATTGTTCTGTAGTAACT
The window above is part of the Pristis pectinata isolate sPriPec2 chromosome 1, sPriPec2.1.pri, whole genome shotgun sequence genome. Proteins encoded here:
- the LOC127576068 gene encoding WD repeat-containing protein 20 isoform X1 is translated as MATEGGGKEMNEIKTQFTTREGVYKVLTHSEYSRPNRVPFNSQGSNPVKVSFVNVNDQSGNGDRICFNVGRELYFYIYKGIRKAADLSKPIDKRIYKGTQPTCHDFNHLTATAESVSLLVGFSAGQVQLIDPVKKETSKLFNEERLIDKSRVTCVKWVPGSESLFLVSHSSGSMYLYNVEHSCGTTAPHYQPLKQGDNYAVHTCKSKSTRNPLLKWTVGEGALNEFAFSPDGKYLACVSQDGFLRVFNFDSVELHGTMKSYFGGLLCVCWSPDGKYIVTGGEDDLVTVWSFIDCRVIARGHGHKSWVSVVAFDPYTTSVEENDPLEFSGSDEDFQDQIHFGRDRANSTQSRLSKRNSTDSRPVSVTYRFGSVGQDTQLCLWDLTEDILFPHQPLSRARTHTNVMNATSPSGGNVTTSTGSNGNSSITTTPSNSLPPPLPRSNSLPHSAVTNASNKSSVMDGAIASGVSKFATLSLHDRKERHHEKDHKRNHSMGHISSKSSDKLNLVTKTKVDSAKTLGTSLCPRMDDVPLLEPLICKKIAHERLTVLIFLEDCIVTACQEGFICTWARPGKVGLSSQNQANSPSGTVV